Proteins encoded within one genomic window of Alteribacter populi:
- a CDS encoding D-alanyl-D-alanine carboxypeptidase family protein, producing the protein MGKIKSTVLMMMTLLLVFSSVFSYGGNVEASFDASVDTALLVDAETGKILYQSNIDQPLPPASMTKMMSEYLILEAVNNGEISWEQEVPISDYNAQLSHDRSLSNVPLRQDETYTVKELYETVAIYSANAATMALAELIAGSEGNFVKKMNEKGKELGLGETLREAGEEFGMDNLEEIANADEGDFQFVNSTGLPNRLLEGNHPEGTNGDEDNYMSARATGTLAFHLINDFPEVLDTASISEKKFKEGSEDEINMQNWNWMIPGTMYGDLDFEAMDGLKTGFTNAAGYTFTGTGEQNGQRFVSVVMKADSEPHRFEETQRLMEYGFNQFSEVELFPEGMTIEDNETFPVTKGKEDEVSISTEEAVSMLVLNGEEEGYGYEVAWDESLFDDKGKLIAPVEEGQVVGTMTVISEDGNSTYLQDDGSDQSQINIVTDQAVEKAGWFTLMFRSIGSFFASVWTSVADTVSGWF; encoded by the coding sequence ATGGGAAAGATTAAATCAACTGTATTGATGATGATGACATTGTTGCTCGTCTTTTCGAGTGTATTTTCATACGGAGGAAACGTTGAAGCTAGTTTTGATGCAAGTGTAGATACGGCTTTGTTAGTCGATGCGGAAACGGGGAAGATCTTGTATCAAAGTAATATTGATCAACCTTTACCACCGGCCAGTATGACAAAAATGATGAGTGAATATTTAATTTTGGAAGCAGTAAATAACGGAGAAATTTCCTGGGAACAAGAAGTACCGATCAGCGATTATAATGCTCAGTTATCCCATGATCGTTCATTGTCTAATGTGCCATTAAGACAAGATGAGACTTATACTGTAAAAGAACTTTATGAGACAGTAGCGATTTATTCGGCAAATGCAGCTACGATGGCGCTCGCTGAATTAATTGCTGGCTCTGAAGGAAATTTCGTTAAGAAAATGAACGAAAAAGGTAAAGAGCTCGGTCTTGGAGAGACGTTGAGAGAAGCGGGCGAAGAATTTGGCATGGACAACCTTGAAGAGATTGCTAATGCTGACGAAGGTGATTTTCAATTTGTAAATTCAACAGGTTTACCTAATCGCTTACTTGAGGGGAATCATCCTGAAGGAACCAATGGTGATGAAGATAACTATATGTCTGCTCGTGCTACAGGGACATTAGCGTTCCATTTAATTAATGACTTCCCTGAAGTTTTGGACACAGCAAGTATTTCTGAGAAAAAGTTCAAGGAAGGCTCAGAAGATGAGATTAACATGCAAAATTGGAACTGGATGATTCCAGGGACAATGTATGGTGACCTTGATTTCGAAGCTATGGATGGATTAAAAACAGGATTCACAAACGCTGCAGGGTATACCTTTACAGGTACAGGTGAGCAGAATGGACAACGTTTTGTCAGTGTCGTTATGAAGGCTGATTCTGAACCCCATCGTTTTGAAGAAACTCAACGGTTAATGGAATACGGTTTTAATCAGTTTTCAGAGGTGGAACTCTTTCCAGAAGGAATGACGATTGAAGATAATGAGACATTTCCAGTAACAAAAGGAAAAGAAGATGAAGTCTCCATCTCTACTGAAGAAGCGGTTTCTATGTTAGTTCTAAATGGCGAAGAAGAGGGCTACGGGTATGAAGTGGCCTGGGATGAATCGTTATTTGATGACAAAGGTAAATTGATTGCGCCGGTAGAAGAAGGGCAAGTTGTAGGCACAATGACAGTTATTTCGGAGGATGGAAACTCTACCTACCTCCAAGATGATGGCTCCGATCAATCGCAAATTAATATTGTGACAGACCAAGCTGTTGAAAAAGCTGGCTGGTTCACACTTATGTTTAGAAGTATTGGTAGTTTCTTTGCAAGTGTTTGGACATCAGTAGCAGATACAGTTAGCGGTTGGTTTTAG